A genomic segment from Hippoglossus stenolepis isolate QCI-W04-F060 chromosome 3, HSTE1.2, whole genome shotgun sequence encodes:
- the kif21b gene encoding kinesin-like protein KIF21B isoform X6 has protein sequence MAGMGDCSVKVALRIRPQMAKEKIEGCHVCTMVTPGEPQVLLGKDKAFTYDFVFDIESEQHEIYQACVHRLIEGCFEGYNATVFAYGQTGSGKTYTMGTGFDVNLGQEDKGIISRAVHQLFEGIQNRRERSQEAGNQPPEFKVSAQFLELYNEEILDLFDGTRDAESRSRKSNIKIHEDSSGSIYTTGVTSRLVHSEEELLQCLKLGALSRTTASTQMNAQSSRSHAIFTIHLCQMRVCKEPQMNGEAENGEVNGVDSSPIAQPEFETLMAKFHFVDLAGSERLKRTGATGERAREGISINCGLLALGNVISALGDQTKKGGHVPYRDSKLSRLLQDSLGGNSRTVMIACVSPSDRDFMETLNTLKYANRARNIKNKVVVNQDKTSQQINALRAEIARLQLELMEYKAGKRVACEEGSEGFSDLYQENAMLQRENDTLRLRVKAMQETIDHLNTRVTHLLANEVSTMLNKSNGGNEEIGALIQKYIREVEEMRTKLLESEAMNESLRRQATRLSSRSTFPASTLSPATGHPPGSSPASRSMEAELTDVLRRAKVDIERLKKKERRQRRTSPEPEKGLKKRVKLHAHENGENGLNGQNGEIDSDDNYTEDIMSPLQEESGCDEDEGEEEEEGREEEDEFDSDESLVDSDSDSDEKANFQADLADLTCEIEIKQKLIDELENSQRRLLMLKLQYEEKLILLQNKIRDTQLERDRVLQNLMSMENYTEEKANRIKQEYEKRLKEMNRDLMKLQVAQKEHARLVKNQGRYERELKKLQVEVNDMKKAKVTLMKQMKEEQQRRRIMEAKRNREIAQLKKEQRRQEYQIRALESQKRQQEMVLRRKTQEVTALRRLAKPMSDRVAGRVARWNQGSLGTDSGAELSASTTASSSEPDTGRSVSGMVRQWNNKNNVLGYLGESEGSMDGTRVIGSRKKLQRKPALQAMNGTAGRTSSFSKSARQKWQTLERRIMDIVMQRMTISNMESEMDRLIKKREELTAQQEALSHKREVLMADGEGPEAEDRLLLEINEDIEVLNANIDYINDSLFDCQATIVQIEETKDELDSVDTSVVISSCSLAEARHLLDHFLKASIDKSLQVAQKESQIRLLEGQLRQTDVIGSSHNHVILDALREKAEYIPELQALIHNVQQENGYTSTDDEPSEFSQASDSSVSQIKESNSQEDFKTKRCTFLTQMEPRLSAQMKAVSAEHLGPTLDPSSGSKQHITKSLASLTDIQEDGLSLVTGSQGLSLSVRDPYHRERASRTISLPIRGHTFPRQSRGYDTSPITRRKSYDRSYRPTDGYTPPSSPPLRTRNDRNVFSRLTSNQTQGSALDKGVINPIGGVKGGRTAPLQCLSVAEGHSKPVLCVDATDELLFTGSKDRTCKMWNLVTGQEIATLKGHPNNVVSVKYCPSSGLVFSVSTSYIKVWDIRDSAKCVRTLTSSGQVVSGDACAGTTTRTITFAQGECQINQIALNPSGSVLYAATGNIVRMWDLNRLQAMGKLTGHIGSVMCLTVGQSLLGKDQVITGSKDHYVKVFDVTEGTLGNVGPAHNFEPPHYDGIECLAVQGDVLFSGSRDNGIKKWDLEHQELTQQIPNSHKDWVCALAYVPGRPMLLSGCRGGVLKVWNVDNFSPIGEVRGHESPINAICTNSRQIFTASSDKTVKIWLSKLWRKR, from the exons GATTCGTCCTCAGATGGCCAAGGAGAAGATCGAGGGCTGCCACGTGTGCACAATGGTCACACCTGGAGAACCACAAGTCCTGCTGGGAAAGGACAAGGCCTTCACctatgactttgtgtttgacaTCGAATCGGAGCAGCACGAAATCTACCAGGCCTGTGTGCACAGGCTCATCGAGGGCTGCTTTGAGGGCTACAACGCCACCGTGTTTGCCTATGGTCAG aCGGGTTCGGGGAAGACGTACACCATGGGGACGGGCTTCGACGTGAACCTGGGTCAGGAGGACAAGGGCATCATCTCGCGTGCTGTTCACCAGCTGTTTGAGGGGATCCAGAACAGGAGGGAGCGCTCCCAGGAGGCCGGCAACCAGCCCCCCGAGTTTAAAGTCAGCGCCCAGTTCCTAGAG TTGTACAATGAAGAGATCCTGGACTTATTTGACGGAACCAGAGATGCAGAAAGTCGAAGCAGGAAGTCCAACATCAAGATCCACGAGGACAGCAGCGGCAGCATCTACACCACGGGAGTCACATCCAGACTGGTTCActcagaggaagag ctgctgcagtgtctgaAGCTCGGCGCCCTGTCCCGCACCACAGCCAGCACCCAGATGAACGCCCAGAGCTCCCGCTCGCACGCCATCTTCACCATCCACCTCTGTCAGATGAGGGTCTGCAAGGAGCCGCAAATG AATGGAGAAGCGGAGAACGGGGAGGTGAACGGCGTGGACTCCAGCCCCATCGCTCAGCCGGAGTTCGAGACACTGATGGCCAAGTTTCACTTTGTAGACCTGGCTGGTTCTGAGAGACTCAAACGCACGGGAGCCACAGGAGAGAGAGCCCGCGAGGGAATCTCTATTAACTGTGGACTG CTGGCCCTTGGAAATGTCATCAGTGCTTTGGGCGATCAGACCAAGAAGGGAGGTCACGTCCCCTACAGGGACTCCAAACTCAGTCGCCTGCTGCAGGATTCATTGGGAGGCAACAG tCGTACAGTGATGATCGCGTGCGTCAGTCCGTCGGACCGGGACTTCATGGAAACGCTGAACACACTGAAGTACGCCAACCGTGCCCGAAACATCAAGAACAAGGTGGTGGTGAACCAAGACAAGACCAGCCAGCAGATCAACGCCCTGCGTGCTGAGATCGCCCGACTGCAGTTGGAGCTGATGGAGTACAAGGCG GGGAAGCGTGTGGCGTGCGAGGAGGGTTCAGAGGGGTTCAGCGACCTGTATCAGGAGAACGCcatgctgcagagagaaaatgacacaCTGCGCCTCAGGGTGAAAGCCATGCAGGAGACCATAGACCACCTCAATACCCGAGTGACACACCTGCTGGCCAACGAGGTCAGCACCATGCTGAACAAGTCAA ATGGCGGCAATGAGGAGATCGGGGCTTTAATCCAGAAGTACATTCGAGAAGTTGAGGAAATGAG AACCAAGCTTCTCGAGAGCGAGGCCATGAATGAGTCGTTGCGACGGCAGGCGACCCGGCTCTCCTCCCGCTCAACGTTCCCTGCCTCCACTCTCAGCCCCGCCACGGGCCACCCCCCTGGCTCCTCCCCCGCCTCCAGGTCCATGGAGGCTGAGTTGACGGACGTGTTGCGCCGAGCCAAGGTGGACATCGAGAGGCTGAAGAAGAAGGAGCGAAGGCAGAGGAGGACGAG tccGGAGCCGGAGAAGGGTCTGAAGAAACGAGTGAAGCTCCACGCTCATGAGAATGGTGAAAACGGGCTCAATGGACAGAATGGAGAGATCGATTCAGACGACAATTACACTGAG gaCATCATGTCtccgctgcaggaggagagcggctgtgatgaagatgagggggaggaggaggaggagggcagggaggaggaggacgagttTGACAGCGACGAGAGCCTGGTGGATTCAGACTCGGACTCGGATGAGAAAG CTAACTTCCAGGCGGACCTGGCCGACCTGACCTGTGAGATCGAGATCAAGCAGAAGCTGATCGACGAGCTGGAGAACAGCCAGCGGAGGCTGCTGATGCTCAAGCTGCAGTACGAGGAGAAGCTGATCCTTCTGCAGAACAAGATCAGAGACACTCAGCTGGAGAGAGACCGTGTGCTGCAGAACCTCA TGTCCATGGAGAACTACACAGAGGAGAAGGCGAACCGGATCAAGCAGGAGTACGAGAAGCGTCTTAAGGAGATGAACCGTGACCTGATGAAGCTGCAAGTTGCTCAGAAGGAGCACGCACGTCTCGTCAAAAACCAGGGGAGGTATGAACGGGAGCTGAAGAAACTCCAAGTTGAGGTCAACGACATGAAGAAAGCCAAG GTGACTCTGATGAAGCagatgaaggaggagcagcagaggaggaggataatgGAGGCGAAGAGGAACCGTGAGATCGCCCAACTCAAGAAGGAGCAGCGACGCCAGGAG TACCAGATTCGGGCGCTGGAGTCTCAGAAGCGGCAGCAGGAGATGGTGCTGCGCAGGAAGACGCAGGAGGTGACGGCCCTGCGGCGCCTGGCCAAGCCCATGTCAGACCGCGTGGCCGGACGCGTGGCCCGCTGGAACCAGGGATCTCTGGGTACTGACTCTGGAGCTGAGCTATCAGCCAGCACCACGGCGAGCAGCTCCGAACCTGACACTGGGAGGTCGGTGAGCGGCATGGTGAGACAGTGGAACAACAAGAACAATGTGTTGGGATACctgggagagagcgagggaagcATGGATGGAACCAGGGTCATTGG cagcaggaagaagtTGCAGAGGAAGCCGGCCCTCCAGGCCATGAATGGAACAGCAGGCAgaaccagcagcttctccaaGTCAGCCCGTCAGAAGTGGCAAACCCTGGAACGTCGCATCATGGACATCGTCATGCAGAGGATGACCATCTCTAACATGGAGTCTGAGATGGATCGCCTTATCAAG AAGCGAGAGGAGCTGACGGCCCAGCAGGAAGCACTGTCACATAAAAGGGAGGTGCTAATGGCAGATGGGGAGGGACCAGAAGCAGAGGACCGCCTCCTACTGGAAATTAATGAGGACATCGAGGTGCTGAACGCCAACATAGACTACATCAATGACAGCCTGTTTGACTGCCAGGCCACCATTGTACAGATAGAGGAGACCAAG gatgAGCTGGACTCGGTAGACACCTCTGTGGTGATCAGCTCTTGTTCCTTGGCTGAGGCACGCCACCTGCTGGATCACTTCCTGAAGGCCTCAATTGACAAG AGTTTACAAGTGGCTCAGAAGGAGTCTCAGATCAGACTACTGGAGGGCCAattgagacagacagacgtgaTTGGCTCGTCCCACAATCACGTGATCCTTGATGCTCTGCGAGAAAAGGCCGAGTACATCCCTGAACTCCAGGCTCTCATCCACAATGTACAGCAGG AAAACGGTTATACCAGCACAGACGATGAGCCCTCTGAGTTCAGCCAAGCCTCTGACAGCAG tGTTTCTCAAATAAAAGAATCCAACAGCCAAGAGGATTTCAAGACAAAG CGATGCACATTTCTCACCCAGATGGAGCCCCGTCTGTCGGCTCAGATGAAGGCGGTGTCTGCAGAGCATTTGGGTCCCACGCTGGATCCCTCATCAGGCAGCAAGCAGCACATCACCAAATCCCTGGCCTCGCTCACCGACATCCAGGAGGACGGCCTGAGTCTGGTGACAGGGAGCCAGGGACTCAGCCTGTCTGTGCGAGACCCTTACCACAGGGAGAGGGCATCCCGCACCATCAGTCTGCCTATCAGGGGACACACCTT tcccAGGCAGTCTCGGGGCTATGACACTTCCCCGATAACAAGGAGGAAATCTTACGACCGCTCGTACAG GCCCACTGACGGctacacccccccctcctcccctcctctgagGACGAGGAACGACCGCAACGTCTTTTCAAGGCTCACCAGCAACCAAACCCAAGGTTCTGCCCTGGACAA GGGTGTGATCAATCCCATCGGTGGTGTGAAGGGAGGTCGGACGGCGCCCCTGCAATGTCTTTCTGTAGCCGAGGGCCATTCCAAGCCAGTGCTGTGTGTGGATGCTACAGATGAGCTGCTATTCACTGGATCGAAAG aTCGCACATGTAAGATGTGGAACCTGGTCACAGGTCAGGAGATCGCCACGCTCAAAGGCCACCCCAACAACGTGGTGTCGGTCAAATACTGTCCCTCCTCCGGTTTGgtcttctctgtctctacctcctACATCAAAGTGTGGGACATTCGTGACTCTGCCAAGTGTGTCCGCACGCTCAC TTCATCTGGGCAGGTGGTTTCAGGTGATGCGTGTGCTGGTACCACAACCCGCACAATAACGTTCGCCCAGGGGGAGTGCCAGATCAACCAGATAGCCCTAAACCCATCGGGGTCTGTGCTTTACGCTGCTACGGGGAACATTGTTCGCATGTGGGACCTCAACAG gttgcAAGCAATGGGAAAGCTGACAGGCCACATTGGCTCCGTCATGTGTCTGACAGTGGGACAGTCTCTGTTGGGAAAAGACCAAGTAATCACTGGCTCCAAAGATCATTACGTCAAG GTGTTTGATGTGACAGAGGGAACTCTGGGTAATGTTGGCCCAGCTCACAATTTTGAGCCGCCGCATTACGACGGCATCGAGTGTCTGGCTGTGCAGGGAGACGTGCTGTTCAGCGGGTCAAGAGATAACGGCATCAAGAAATGGGATCTGGAGCATCAGGAGCtcactcag
- the kif21b gene encoding kinesin-like protein KIF21B isoform X7 has translation MAGMGDCSVKVALRIRPQMAKEKIEGCHVCTMVTPGEPQVLLGKDKAFTYDFVFDIESEQHEIYQACVHRLIEGCFEGYNATVFAYGQTGSGKTYTMGTGFDVNLGQEDKGIISRAVHQLFEGIQNRRERSQEAGNQPPEFKVSAQFLELYNEEILDLFDGTRDAESRSRKSNIKIHEDSSGSIYTTGVTSRLVHSEEELLQCLKLGALSRTTASTQMNAQSSRSHAIFTIHLCQMRVCKEPQMNGEAENGEVNGVDSSPIAQPEFETLMAKFHFVDLAGSERLKRTGATGERAREGISINCGLLALGNVISALGDQTKKGGHVPYRDSKLSRLLQDSLGGNSRTVMIACVSPSDRDFMETLNTLKYANRARNIKNKVVVNQDKTSQQINALRAEIARLQLELMEYKAGKRVACEEGSEGFSDLYQENAMLQRENDTLRLRVKAMQETIDHLNTRVTHLLANEVSTMLNKSNGGNEEIGALIQKYIREVEEMRTKLLESEAMNESLRRQATRLSSRSTFPASTLSPATGHPPGSSPASRSMEAELTDVLRRAKVDIERLKKKERRQRRTSPEPEKGLKKRVKLHAHENGENGLNGQNGEIDSDDNYTEDIMSPLQEESGCDEDEGEEEEEGREEEDEFDSDESLVDSDSDSDEKANFQADLADLTCEIEIKQKLIDELENSQRRLLMLKLQYEEKLILLQNKIRDTQLERDRVLQNLMSMENYTEEKANRIKQEYEKRLKEMNRDLMKLQVAQKEHARLVKNQGRYERELKKLQVEVNDMKKAKVTLMKQMKEEQQRRRIMEAKRNREIAQLKKEQRRQEYQIRALESQKRQQEMVLRRKTQEVTALRRLAKPMSDRVAGRVARWNQGSLGTDSGAELSASTTASSSEPDTGRSVSGMVRQWNNKNNVLGYLGESEGSMDGTRVIGSRKKLQRKPALQAMNGTAGRTSSFSKSARQKWQTLERRIMDIVMQRMTISNMESEMDRLIKKREELTAQQEALSHKREVLMADGEGPEAEDRLLLEINEDIEVLNANIDYINDSLFDCQATIVQIEETKDELDSVDTSVVISSCSLAEARHLLDHFLKASIDKSLQVAQKESQIRLLEGQLRQTDVIGSSHNHVILDALREKAEYIPELQALIHNVQQENGYTSTDDEPSEFSQASDSSVSQIKESNSQEDFKTKMEPRLSAQMKAVSAEHLGPTLDPSSGSKQHITKSLASLTDIQEDGLSLVTGSQGLSLSVRDPYHRERASRTISLPIRGHTFPRQSRGYDTSPITRRKSYDRSYRPTDGYTPPSSPPLRTRNDRNVFSRLTSNQTQGSALDKGVINPIGGVKGGRTAPLQCLSVAEGHSKPVLCVDATDELLFTGSKDRTCKMWNLVTGQEIATLKGHPNNVVSVKYCPSSGLVFSVSTSYIKVWDIRDSAKCVRTLTSSGQVVSGDACAGTTTRTITFAQGECQINQIALNPSGSVLYAATGNIVRMWDLNRLQAMGKLTGHIGSVMCLTVGQSLLGKDQVITGSKDHYVKVFDVTEGTLGNVGPAHNFEPPHYDGIECLAVQGDVLFSGSRDNGIKKWDLEHQELTQQIPNSHKDWVCALAYVPGRPMLLSGCRGGVLKVWNVDNFSPIGEVRGHESPINAICTNSRQIFTASSDCRVKLWTYVPGLTPCLPRRVLAIKGRATSLP, from the exons GATTCGTCCTCAGATGGCCAAGGAGAAGATCGAGGGCTGCCACGTGTGCACAATGGTCACACCTGGAGAACCACAAGTCCTGCTGGGAAAGGACAAGGCCTTCACctatgactttgtgtttgacaTCGAATCGGAGCAGCACGAAATCTACCAGGCCTGTGTGCACAGGCTCATCGAGGGCTGCTTTGAGGGCTACAACGCCACCGTGTTTGCCTATGGTCAG aCGGGTTCGGGGAAGACGTACACCATGGGGACGGGCTTCGACGTGAACCTGGGTCAGGAGGACAAGGGCATCATCTCGCGTGCTGTTCACCAGCTGTTTGAGGGGATCCAGAACAGGAGGGAGCGCTCCCAGGAGGCCGGCAACCAGCCCCCCGAGTTTAAAGTCAGCGCCCAGTTCCTAGAG TTGTACAATGAAGAGATCCTGGACTTATTTGACGGAACCAGAGATGCAGAAAGTCGAAGCAGGAAGTCCAACATCAAGATCCACGAGGACAGCAGCGGCAGCATCTACACCACGGGAGTCACATCCAGACTGGTTCActcagaggaagag ctgctgcagtgtctgaAGCTCGGCGCCCTGTCCCGCACCACAGCCAGCACCCAGATGAACGCCCAGAGCTCCCGCTCGCACGCCATCTTCACCATCCACCTCTGTCAGATGAGGGTCTGCAAGGAGCCGCAAATG AATGGAGAAGCGGAGAACGGGGAGGTGAACGGCGTGGACTCCAGCCCCATCGCTCAGCCGGAGTTCGAGACACTGATGGCCAAGTTTCACTTTGTAGACCTGGCTGGTTCTGAGAGACTCAAACGCACGGGAGCCACAGGAGAGAGAGCCCGCGAGGGAATCTCTATTAACTGTGGACTG CTGGCCCTTGGAAATGTCATCAGTGCTTTGGGCGATCAGACCAAGAAGGGAGGTCACGTCCCCTACAGGGACTCCAAACTCAGTCGCCTGCTGCAGGATTCATTGGGAGGCAACAG tCGTACAGTGATGATCGCGTGCGTCAGTCCGTCGGACCGGGACTTCATGGAAACGCTGAACACACTGAAGTACGCCAACCGTGCCCGAAACATCAAGAACAAGGTGGTGGTGAACCAAGACAAGACCAGCCAGCAGATCAACGCCCTGCGTGCTGAGATCGCCCGACTGCAGTTGGAGCTGATGGAGTACAAGGCG GGGAAGCGTGTGGCGTGCGAGGAGGGTTCAGAGGGGTTCAGCGACCTGTATCAGGAGAACGCcatgctgcagagagaaaatgacacaCTGCGCCTCAGGGTGAAAGCCATGCAGGAGACCATAGACCACCTCAATACCCGAGTGACACACCTGCTGGCCAACGAGGTCAGCACCATGCTGAACAAGTCAA ATGGCGGCAATGAGGAGATCGGGGCTTTAATCCAGAAGTACATTCGAGAAGTTGAGGAAATGAG AACCAAGCTTCTCGAGAGCGAGGCCATGAATGAGTCGTTGCGACGGCAGGCGACCCGGCTCTCCTCCCGCTCAACGTTCCCTGCCTCCACTCTCAGCCCCGCCACGGGCCACCCCCCTGGCTCCTCCCCCGCCTCCAGGTCCATGGAGGCTGAGTTGACGGACGTGTTGCGCCGAGCCAAGGTGGACATCGAGAGGCTGAAGAAGAAGGAGCGAAGGCAGAGGAGGACGAG tccGGAGCCGGAGAAGGGTCTGAAGAAACGAGTGAAGCTCCACGCTCATGAGAATGGTGAAAACGGGCTCAATGGACAGAATGGAGAGATCGATTCAGACGACAATTACACTGAG gaCATCATGTCtccgctgcaggaggagagcggctgtgatgaagatgagggggaggaggaggaggagggcagggaggaggaggacgagttTGACAGCGACGAGAGCCTGGTGGATTCAGACTCGGACTCGGATGAGAAAG CTAACTTCCAGGCGGACCTGGCCGACCTGACCTGTGAGATCGAGATCAAGCAGAAGCTGATCGACGAGCTGGAGAACAGCCAGCGGAGGCTGCTGATGCTCAAGCTGCAGTACGAGGAGAAGCTGATCCTTCTGCAGAACAAGATCAGAGACACTCAGCTGGAGAGAGACCGTGTGCTGCAGAACCTCA TGTCCATGGAGAACTACACAGAGGAGAAGGCGAACCGGATCAAGCAGGAGTACGAGAAGCGTCTTAAGGAGATGAACCGTGACCTGATGAAGCTGCAAGTTGCTCAGAAGGAGCACGCACGTCTCGTCAAAAACCAGGGGAGGTATGAACGGGAGCTGAAGAAACTCCAAGTTGAGGTCAACGACATGAAGAAAGCCAAG GTGACTCTGATGAAGCagatgaaggaggagcagcagaggaggaggataatgGAGGCGAAGAGGAACCGTGAGATCGCCCAACTCAAGAAGGAGCAGCGACGCCAGGAG TACCAGATTCGGGCGCTGGAGTCTCAGAAGCGGCAGCAGGAGATGGTGCTGCGCAGGAAGACGCAGGAGGTGACGGCCCTGCGGCGCCTGGCCAAGCCCATGTCAGACCGCGTGGCCGGACGCGTGGCCCGCTGGAACCAGGGATCTCTGGGTACTGACTCTGGAGCTGAGCTATCAGCCAGCACCACGGCGAGCAGCTCCGAACCTGACACTGGGAGGTCGGTGAGCGGCATGGTGAGACAGTGGAACAACAAGAACAATGTGTTGGGATACctgggagagagcgagggaagcATGGATGGAACCAGGGTCATTGG cagcaggaagaagtTGCAGAGGAAGCCGGCCCTCCAGGCCATGAATGGAACAGCAGGCAgaaccagcagcttctccaaGTCAGCCCGTCAGAAGTGGCAAACCCTGGAACGTCGCATCATGGACATCGTCATGCAGAGGATGACCATCTCTAACATGGAGTCTGAGATGGATCGCCTTATCAAG AAGCGAGAGGAGCTGACGGCCCAGCAGGAAGCACTGTCACATAAAAGGGAGGTGCTAATGGCAGATGGGGAGGGACCAGAAGCAGAGGACCGCCTCCTACTGGAAATTAATGAGGACATCGAGGTGCTGAACGCCAACATAGACTACATCAATGACAGCCTGTTTGACTGCCAGGCCACCATTGTACAGATAGAGGAGACCAAG gatgAGCTGGACTCGGTAGACACCTCTGTGGTGATCAGCTCTTGTTCCTTGGCTGAGGCACGCCACCTGCTGGATCACTTCCTGAAGGCCTCAATTGACAAG AGTTTACAAGTGGCTCAGAAGGAGTCTCAGATCAGACTACTGGAGGGCCAattgagacagacagacgtgaTTGGCTCGTCCCACAATCACGTGATCCTTGATGCTCTGCGAGAAAAGGCCGAGTACATCCCTGAACTCCAGGCTCTCATCCACAATGTACAGCAGG AAAACGGTTATACCAGCACAGACGATGAGCCCTCTGAGTTCAGCCAAGCCTCTGACAGCAG tGTTTCTCAAATAAAAGAATCCAACAGCCAAGAGGATTTCAAGACAAAG ATGGAGCCCCGTCTGTCGGCTCAGATGAAGGCGGTGTCTGCAGAGCATTTGGGTCCCACGCTGGATCCCTCATCAGGCAGCAAGCAGCACATCACCAAATCCCTGGCCTCGCTCACCGACATCCAGGAGGACGGCCTGAGTCTGGTGACAGGGAGCCAGGGACTCAGCCTGTCTGTGCGAGACCCTTACCACAGGGAGAGGGCATCCCGCACCATCAGTCTGCCTATCAGGGGACACACCTT tcccAGGCAGTCTCGGGGCTATGACACTTCCCCGATAACAAGGAGGAAATCTTACGACCGCTCGTACAG GCCCACTGACGGctacacccccccctcctcccctcctctgagGACGAGGAACGACCGCAACGTCTTTTCAAGGCTCACCAGCAACCAAACCCAAGGTTCTGCCCTGGACAA GGGTGTGATCAATCCCATCGGTGGTGTGAAGGGAGGTCGGACGGCGCCCCTGCAATGTCTTTCTGTAGCCGAGGGCCATTCCAAGCCAGTGCTGTGTGTGGATGCTACAGATGAGCTGCTATTCACTGGATCGAAAG aTCGCACATGTAAGATGTGGAACCTGGTCACAGGTCAGGAGATCGCCACGCTCAAAGGCCACCCCAACAACGTGGTGTCGGTCAAATACTGTCCCTCCTCCGGTTTGgtcttctctgtctctacctcctACATCAAAGTGTGGGACATTCGTGACTCTGCCAAGTGTGTCCGCACGCTCAC TTCATCTGGGCAGGTGGTTTCAGGTGATGCGTGTGCTGGTACCACAACCCGCACAATAACGTTCGCCCAGGGGGAGTGCCAGATCAACCAGATAGCCCTAAACCCATCGGGGTCTGTGCTTTACGCTGCTACGGGGAACATTGTTCGCATGTGGGACCTCAACAG gttgcAAGCAATGGGAAAGCTGACAGGCCACATTGGCTCCGTCATGTGTCTGACAGTGGGACAGTCTCTGTTGGGAAAAGACCAAGTAATCACTGGCTCCAAAGATCATTACGTCAAG GTGTTTGATGTGACAGAGGGAACTCTGGGTAATGTTGGCCCAGCTCACAATTTTGAGCCGCCGCATTACGACGGCATCGAGTGTCTGGCTGTGCAGGGAGACGTGCTGTTCAGCGGGTCAAGAGATAACGGCATCAAGAAATGGGATCTGGAGCATCAGGAGCtcactcag